The following are encoded together in the Burkholderiaceae bacterium DAT-1 genome:
- a CDS encoding response regulator, producing the protein MCVSNVVVIEDEAQIAAFVQHSLESAGFQVFVAENGARGLIECSNRKPDLILLDLGLPDMDGVAVMSKLRSWSPVPIIVLSARTQESSKIQALDAGADDYLTKPFSMAELLARVRAHMRRFMVTPAQPEMHVRFGEVEVDLDAKTVTRKGEPVSLTPIEFRLLTSLIRQAGKVMTHRQLLSEVWGPGHVDRGHYLRIYMGHLRQKLENDPAQPVHILTEVGAGYRFVVGE; encoded by the coding sequence ATTTGCGTGAGCAATGTGGTGGTGATTGAAGATGAAGCGCAAATTGCAGCCTTTGTTCAGCATTCGCTCGAAAGCGCCGGATTTCAGGTATTCGTTGCCGAAAACGGTGCACGCGGCCTGATCGAATGCAGCAACCGCAAGCCCGACCTGATCCTGCTGGACCTCGGTCTGCCGGATATGGATGGCGTGGCGGTCATGAGTAAACTGCGCAGCTGGTCGCCTGTGCCCATCATCGTGCTGTCCGCACGCACGCAGGAGTCAAGCAAGATTCAGGCGCTGGATGCCGGCGCCGACGACTATCTCACTAAACCCTTCAGCATGGCCGAACTACTTGCCCGCGTGCGTGCCCATATGCGCCGCTTTATGGTCACGCCTGCCCAGCCCGAGATGCACGTCCGCTTTGGCGAAGTTGAAGTCGATCTCGATGCCAAAACCGTCACCCGCAAGGGCGAGCCGGTTAGCCTCACTCCCATCGAATTCCGCCTGCTCACCTCCCTGATCCGCCAAGCCGGCAAAGTCATGACCCACCGCCAGCTACTCTCCGAAGTATGGGGGCCGGGACATGTGGATCGCGGCCATTACCTGCGCATTTACATGGGGCATTTGCGCCAGAAGCTGGAGAACGATCCTGCACAGCCGGTGCATATTCTCACGGAGGTGGGGGCGGGGTATCGGTTTGTGGTGGGGGAGTGA
- a CDS encoding energy-coupling factor ABC transporter permease, which produces MNIRADQLDSSLLIAGFAGMAVILAWASKHAAWRDERHLGSSFGAAALISVIWQLSTGIKPGLSFHLLGMSALVLIAGLPRAVIGLALILCANAANQHGDFAAIGINFCAMLPALGWAWACLRLSQRYLPTHYFSYFFANGFFGAAAGFWLAALGHMLTLWAAGVYSATYLSEEALPYYLLFGWSEAFTTGIVMAVLVIYFPQWVRTFDDGVYLQHGSQEH; this is translated from the coding sequence ATGAACATCCGCGCCGACCAGCTCGATTCCTCGCTCCTGATTGCCGGTTTTGCCGGGATGGCAGTGATATTGGCTTGGGCGTCCAAGCACGCGGCATGGCGTGATGAACGTCATTTGGGTTCGAGCTTTGGCGCCGCTGCACTCATCAGCGTGATCTGGCAGCTGTCTACCGGCATCAAGCCGGGGCTGAGTTTTCATCTGCTGGGGATGTCGGCGCTCGTACTCATTGCCGGCCTGCCCCGCGCGGTGATTGGTCTGGCGCTGATTCTATGTGCTAATGCGGCGAACCAGCATGGCGATTTTGCGGCGATTGGCATCAACTTCTGCGCGATGCTGCCCGCGCTCGGCTGGGCATGGGCCTGTCTGAGGCTCAGCCAGCGCTATCTCCCCACGCATTATTTCAGCTATTTCTTTGCCAATGGCTTTTTTGGTGCTGCAGCCGGATTCTGGCTAGCGGCGCTTGGCCATATGTTGACCTTATGGGCAGCGGGCGTGTATTCCGCCACCTATCTATCCGAAGAAGCCCTGCCCTATTACCTGCTGTTTGGCTGGTCTGAGGCCTTTACCACCGGGATTGTGATGGCGGTACTGGTGATTTATTTTCCGCAGTGGGTCAGGACGTTTGATGATGGAGTGTATTTGCAGCATGGATCGCAAGAGCATTAA
- a CDS encoding alpha/beta fold hydrolase: MIQGPVGQLDTLMLEHAEGDTPIGIALVAHPNPTQGGTNTNKIVHTLAKTFSRRGFVVYCPNLRGVGKSDGTHDHGHAEVDDMAAVLAHARAQHGDLPVLLSGFSFGTFVQSQLRERTGDANMLPMVLIGPACSRFNLPAVPADTIVVHGEEDEVVDLSSVFDWARPQSLPITVVPGVGHFFHGKLNLLADIVNRQMVTILS; encoded by the coding sequence ATGATTCAGGGGCCGGTTGGTCAGCTCGATACCTTGATGCTGGAACACGCCGAAGGCGATACGCCTATCGGCATCGCGCTGGTGGCACACCCCAATCCCACGCAGGGCGGCACCAACACCAACAAGATCGTGCACACGCTGGCCAAGACCTTTTCGCGGCGCGGCTTTGTGGTCTATTGCCCCAATCTGCGCGGCGTAGGCAAGAGCGACGGCACCCACGATCACGGCCATGCCGAAGTGGACGATATGGCCGCTGTGCTGGCGCATGCACGTGCCCAGCATGGCGACCTGCCGGTACTGCTGTCGGGCTTCTCCTTCGGCACCTTTGTGCAATCGCAACTACGCGAACGCACGGGCGATGCCAATATGCTGCCCATGGTGCTGATCGGCCCGGCATGCAGCCGCTTTAACCTGCCTGCTGTGCCTGCGGATACGATTGTGGTGCATGGCGAAGAAGATGAAGTCGTCGATCTGTCCTCGGTGTTCGACTGGGCCCGCCCGCAGTCGCTGCCGATTACGGTTGTCCCCGGCGTCGGCCACTTCTTCCATGGCAAGCTCAATCTGCTGGCCGATATTGTGAACCGGCAGATGGTGACCATACTCAGCTAA